The DNA region ctggatcgcatcaatatcagggtctagcgctgtatattataaagacatttcagagggctggatcgcatcaatatcagggtctagcgctgtatattataaagacatttcagagggctggatcgcatcaatatcagggtctagcgctgtatattataaagacatttcagagggctggatcgcatcaacatcagggtctagcgctgtatattataaagacatttcagagggctggatcgcatcaatatcagggtctagcgctgtatattataaagacatttcggagggctggatcgcatcgatatcagggtctagcgctgtatattataaagacatttcagagggctggatcgcatcgatatcagggtctagcgctgtatattataaagacatttcagagggctggatcgcatcaatatcagggtctagcgctgtatattataaagacatttcagagggctggatcgcatcaatatcagggtctagcgctgtatattataaagacatttcagagggctggattacATTTTCTGATTTACGCTCCTGTCTCCCTCACAGTTATTGCTGTCAAGGTCAAAGAGGAGACCTTTGACCCCACGATTATGAGCGGTGACCCCCACGATCTCCAGATGACCTCGCTTCAGATCAAAGGCGAACCccaagactgaaaaaaaaaatagcaggtcACCTTCTATCCGTTAATATGGGGGAAGATAAGAGAGCTTTGAAGTGGCTtagactacagctcccagcatgcctctgcacctgtggcaatggtgaggcatgctgggagctgtagttctttatgctgtggtctcgtatcacaagcgatacagacctctattacgatacatcatgtacagctgtggacaaaagtttagcagcatcaccctctatataaaATGAGCTGATTTAGCTTCATAAACCCTGtttctcttatatcagttaatatatcTGGTATgtacaatatatgtatatttctGAGGGTGAGGGCGGGACTTAAGTTTAAGCCCCGCCCCTCCAGCCATAACATTATCACTAAGTGGATAGATCATGTAAAAATCGACCTCAATTATGATGTTTCTACTCGTTCTGGTTTGCATGCACAGATGTCCGTTTGTTTTAAATCCTGTCCGCCTTTGCTCGtgaaatttaataaaacaaacgatGGAAATGTCTAGATGTAGCGTTTGTGTgaacaaatactaaataaattttttaaaaaaaccacacgtgtttttaaaaatgttttatttgggaTGAAATGTCGCTCCTCTGACACGATAAACCGCTGTCCGCGGAAAATGATTTTCTCTTCAAAAGCACCAGCCTGTCGGTGATGtcatccgcccccccccccccctccacatcGCCACGGCAACGCGTTCAGCACTTCACACAGATAGATGGAGGAATGTGTGGCTGCCTGCGCTGCACCCCCTCCGCCACCAGGGGGCGGTGACGGTACACATTTTAAGCTTTAGGGTTTTTTTGCAGCTGGTTTCAGGGTCTTGTCTGTTTTGGGGGTCCCTGTGGTCTTCACCCCCGCCGGTTTGCCCTTCTTGGTTTTTTGGGGTCTGGGGGGCGGTTTCTCTCCGGGGCAGCTCTTGAACACGGTGACGTCTTTCACCTTGTGCCCCCGGATTTCTGGGGGTGCCCCGCAAGTCGCTCGCACTTTGAGGTTCACCTTCTCAATCCACCtagacagggaagcattgtaaagcacagagaggtgtggtaaagcatagggaagcattgtaaagcacagagaggtctggtaaagcatagggaagcattgtaaagcacagagtggtctggtaaagcatagggaagcattgtaaagcacagagaggtctggtaaagcacagggaagcattgtaaagcacagagaggtctggtaaagcatagggaagcattgtaaagcacagagaggtctggtaaagcatagggaagcattgtaaagcacagagaggtctggtaaagcatagggaagcattgtaaagcacagagaggtctggtaaagcatagggaagcattgtaaagcacagagaggtctggtaaagcatagggaagcattgtaaagcacagagaggtctggtaaagcatagggaagcattgtaaagcacagagaggtctggtaaagcatagggaagcattgtgaagcacagagaggtctggtaaagcatagggaagcattgtaaaccacagagaggtctggtaaagcatagggaagcattgtaaagcacagagaggtctggtaaagcacagggaagcattgtgaagcacagagaggtctggtaaagcatagggaagcattgtaaagcaaagagaggtctggtaaagcatagggaagcattgtaaagcacagagaggtctggtaaagcatagggaagcattgtaaagcacagagaggtctggtaaagcatagggaagcattgtaaagcacagagaggtctggtaaagcatagggaagcattgtaaagcacagagaggtctggtaaagcatagggaagcattgtaaagcacagagaggtgtggtaaagcacagggaagcattgtaaagcacagagaggtactcACTTGCGCAGGGGCAGGAGCGGGCAGTCACAGTGGAAGGGATTGTCAGCCAGGTTGATCACCTCCAGACTGGTGAAACTGGTCAAACTGGGAACGTTCTCCAACTGGTTGTTCTCCAGATAGAGGCTCCTTAAGCCTTTTCCCAGTCCGGAGAAAGCCTTGCTGGAGAGCTGGGGGAGGGGAATGTATcaaacaaataaactaaataatttggattaaaaagaaaaaacgcaTTTCATCTTTTGGAAGATCTGTTAAAAGGGAGATAATATTGATTTTCATTCTCTGATATATATATCTGAGATTAACAGGAGGGTGAAGGAAAAAGGTTCTAAAACTTCCTGGGTCAGCTTAGTGTTCTGGGTAACTGGCTGAACGTCGCTGTCAATCAATAAGGGAGGCAggagctgattggttattgacgggaaagaagccagtgaagggggcGGGGTCTATTTCAGCCTCCATTTCACCTAGAAAGTACTTTTTATATTCAATCCaggagttttattattattattattattaatatctccCACAATGACTGGATTAGCTCAAACTGTTCTGCATAGCCCTGCCCCCTTAACCCCGCCCACTCCCTACCTTCTCCAATCCCATCCCAGCCAGATACAGGTGCCTGAGCGAGCCGGCCAATGGGAGGAAAGCGTCCGGCCCCACCCAGCGAATGGGGTTCCCGGAGAGGCGGAGCTCCTgcagcaggggggcgtggcctagGGAGGGGGTGGGGACTTCTTCCAGTCTGTTATCTTCCAAGGAGAGCGATTCCAGCTCCCTGAGCGGAGCCAGGCAGCCCTCGGACAGGGAAACCAAACTGTTCCCGGTCAAGTAGAGGCTGCGGATCATCCCGGCTCCTTCCAGATCGTCCCGGGCCAGCTCGGAGATGGAGTTGTGCTCCAGGTGGAGGGAGAAGAGGCTGGGAAGGAGTGCGAAAGCTCCCCGGGGGAAGGTTTTGAATTTGTTGCGCTCCAGGTGAAGGTAAGAGAGTCGGGGGGCTCCCTCGAACGCCTCGGGACTGATTTGGGACAGTTCGTTCTGGGACAGGTAGAGATACACCAGTTTTTTCATCCCGGAGAAGGATTTCGGCTCCAATTCGACGATCCCGCacctaaaataattaaaacacctCAAGATTGATGgaatgaaaacctcagggtgtgagaatgaCAGCTCTGGTCAACAGcatcatcaccctgtagaatgaacttgctggctaggactacggctcccagcatgcctctgcacccgcggccatggtgaggcatgctgggagctgtagttctttatgctgtggtctcgtatcacaagcgatacagacctctattacgatacatcatgtacagctgtggacaaaagtttagcagcatcaccctctatatagaatgaactgattcagcttcatagagtccaatgaaagctgctgaataatgttcccttgttaacatattgaattccaccccctctatatagaatgaactccctcagcttcatagagtccaatgaaagctgctgaataatgttcccttgttaacatattgaattccaccccctctatatagaatgaactccctcagcttcatagagtccaatgaaagctgctgaataatgttcccttgttaacatattgaattccaccccctctatatagaatgaactccctcagcttcatagagtccaatggaagctgctgaataatgttcccttgttaacatattgaattccaccccctctatatagaatgaactccctcagcttcatagagtccaatgaaagctgctgaataatgttctcttgttaacatattgaattccaccccctctatatagaatgaactgattcagcttcatagagtccaatgaaagctgctgaataatgttcccttgttaacatattgaattgcacaccctctatatagaatgaactccctcagcttcatagagtccaatgaaagctgctgaataatgttcccttgttaacatattgaattccaccccctctatatagaatgaactccctcagcttcatagagtccaatgaaagctgctgaataatgttcccttgttaacatattgaattccaccccctctatatagaatgaactccctcagcttcatagagtccaatgaaagctgctgaataatgttcccttgttaacatattgaattccaccccctctatatagaatgaactgattcagcttcatagagtccaatgaaagctgctgaataatgttcccttgttaatatattgaattccaccccatGATGTATcataatagaggtctgtatcgcttgtgatacgagaccacagcataaagaactacagctcccagcatgcctcaccatggccgcgggtgcagaggcatgctgggagccgtagttctgtattgtaatagaggtttgtactggagcagaagaccacagcataaagaactacagctcccagcatgcctcaccatggccgcgggtgcagaggcatgctgggagccgtagtcctagcccagcaagttcattctacagggagaTGATGTCAAAACCTTTGACCCGAGCCGCAGAAACAAACTGTAGAAATGTGAGGCCAGCTTTGTGCTTCAGTTAAAAATTCGGCATCTTAAATAGCTTGAATGCGTGGGTCTGTTAAAGTCATCAGTTCAATACAGACTTCTTAGTCTTTGGTTTGGTTTACCTACTTTTGCAGATGCAAGGATACTACTTCTCCCATGTTGGAGAACGCTTTCCCGGGAATGTAGTGGAAGCGATTGCTCCGCATGTCCAGGAGCTTCGTATCTGCCGGGAATCCTTTTGGGATTTTCTGAAGACCTTTCCCCTCACAGCTGGAGTGATGAATATCAGCCtttgggaatgagagagagacagagagagagttggggctctagtgccttcatcagcgtgattgaaactaaactgagtccagcagaccagctctagtttggggctctagtgccttcatcagcgtgattgaaactaaactgagtccagcagaccagctctagtttggggctctagtgccttcatcagcgtgattgaaactaaactgagtccagcagaccagctctagtttggggctctagtgccttcatcagtgtgattgaaactaaactgagtccagcagaccagctctagtttggggctctagtgccttcatcagcgtgattgaaactaaactgagtccagcagaccagctctagtttggggctctagtgccttcatcagcgtgattgaaactaaactgagtccagcagaccagctctagtgtggtgctctagtgccttcatcagcgtgattgaaactaaactgagtccagcagaccagctctagtttggggctctagtgccttcatcagcgtgattgaaactaaactgagtccagcagaccagctctagtttggggctctagtgccttcatcagcgtgattgaaactaaactgagtccagcagaccagctctagtgtggggctctagtgccttcatcagcgtgattgaaactaaactgagtccagcagacctgctctagtgtggggctctagtgccttcatcagcgtgattgaaactaaactgagtccagcagacctgCTCTAGTTTGGGGATCTCGTGCAGACCCGCGTCTACCTTGCAGTCGCAGTGCTCTGGGCACTTGCCCCTGCGTCCCCGGGGCTCGGCTGTGGGTTCGAGGGCGGGGAGCAGCAGCAGCCTGTCCTCTCGTTCTGCTTTCTCCATCTCCGCCTGGCTCTGACAGCGCAGGTCCACGGGCCGCAGGGAGTCCAGGCGCTCCCCTCGGAACGGGACGGGCCCCGCGCAGAACACCTCGGCCCGGACCCGGGCCCGGCCCGTCCACTCCCGGAACGGACGCATGTAGCAGTTACACTGGATCGGGTTTCCTGTGAGGTTCACCTGGGCCAGGAGACATGGAgccattcaatacagtacaatacaatacaatacaatacaatacaatacaaaacaacaccattcaatacaatacaccattcaatacaatacagcacagtatagcaccattcaatacaatacaacatcatataatacaatacaatacaatacaacaccattcaatacaatacagcacagtatagcaccattcaatacaatacaacatcatataatacaatacaatacaatacaacaccatTCAATACAacaccattcaatacaatacaatacaatacaacaccatTCAATACAacaccattcaatacaatacaatacaatacaacaccattcaatacaatacaatacaacaccatTCAATACAacaccattcaatacaatacaatacaatacaatacaatgcagcaccacataatacaatacaatacagcaccattcaatacaatactagAGGGGGTGGTCTGCATTGCTGTAGGGGGGGTGTGCAATGCTGGAGGGGTGTGTGCAATGCTACAGTGTGCAATGCTGGAGGGGTGTGTGCAATGCTATAGTGTGTAAtgctggagggggtgtgtgcaatgCTATAGTGTGTAAtgctggagggggtgtgtgcaatgctagagtatgcaatgctggagggggtgtgtgcaatgctagagtgtgcaatgctggagggggtgtgtgcaatgCTATAGTGTGTAATGCTGGAGGGGTGTGTGCAATGCTATAGTGTGTAAtgctggagggggtgtgtgcaatgCTATAGTGTGTAAtgctggagggggtgtgtgcaatgctagagtatgcaatgctggagggggtgtgtgcaatgctagagtgtgCAATGCTGTAGGGGGTGTGTGCAAtgctggagggggtgtgtgcaatgctagagtgtgcaatgctggagggggtgtgtgcaatgctagagtgtgCAATGCTGGAGGGGGGGTGTGCAATGCTAGAGTATGCAAtgctggagggggtgtgtgcaatgctagagtgtgcaatgctggagggggtgtgtgcaatgctagagtgtgcaatgctggagggggtgtgtgcaatgctggagggggtgtgtgcaatgctagagtatgcaatgctggagggggtgtgtgcaatgctagagtgtgcaatgctggagggggggtgtgcaatgctagagtgtgcaatgctggagggggggtgtgcaatgctggagggggtgtgtgcaatgctagagtgtgcaatgctggagggggtgtgtgcaatgctagagtgtgcaatgctggagggggtgtgtgcaatgctagagtgtgCAATGCTGTAGGGGGTGTGTGCAAtgctggagggggtgtgtgcaatgctagagtgtgcaatgctggagggggtgtgtgcaatgctagagtgtgCAATGCTGGAGTGTGCAATGCTGTAGGGGGGGTGTGCAAtgctggagggggtgtgtgcaatgctagagtgtgcaatgctggagggggtgtgtgcaatgctagagtgtgcaatgctggagggggtgtgtgcaatgctagagtgtgCAATGCTGTAGGGGGTGTGTGCAAtgctggagggggtgtgtgcaatgctagagtgtgcaatgctggagggggtgtgtgcaatgctagagtgtgCAATGCTAGAGTATGCAAtgctggagggggtgtgtgcaatgctagagtgtgcaatgctggagggggtgtgtgcaatgctagagtgtgcaatgctggagggggtgtgtgcaatgctggagggggtgtgtgcaatgctagagtatgcaatgctggagggggtgtgtgcaatgctagagtgtgcaatgctggagggggtgtgtgcaatgctagagtgtgCAATGCTGGAGGGGGGGTGTGCAATGCTATAGTGTGCAATGCTAGAGTATGCAAtgctggagggggtgtgtgcaatgctagagtgtgcaatgctggagggggtgtgtgcaatgctagagtgtgCAATGCTGTAGGGGGTGTGTGCAAtgctggagggggtgtgtgcaatgctagagtatgcaatgctggagggggtgtgtgcaatgctagagtgtgCAATGCTGGAGGGGGGGTGTGCAATGCTATAGTGTGCAATGCTAGAGTATGCAAtgctggagggggtgtgtgcaatgctagagtgtgcaatgctggagggggtgtgtgcaatgctagagtgtgCAATGCTGGAGGGGGGGTGTGCAATGCTGGGTACCTGTTTCAGTTTCTCAGGGCTGCTCAGGGGCTGCAGCACCCTCAGCTCTCAAtgctggagggggtgtgtgcaatgctggagggggtgtgtgcaatgctggagggggtgtgtgcaatgCTATAGTGTGCAATGCTAGAGGGGGTGTGTGCAATGCTATAGTGTGCAATGCTAGAGGGGGGGTGTGCAATGCTGGAGGGGGGGTGTGCAATGCTGGAGGGGGGGTGTGCAATGCTGGTGTGTGCAATGCTGGAGGGGGGTTGTGCAATGCTGGTGTGTGCAGtgctggagggggtgtgtgcaatgctggagggggtgtgtgcaatgCTGGAGGGGGGGTGTGCAATGCTGCAGGGGGTGTGTGCAATGCTGCAGGGGGTGTGTGCAATACTAGAGGGGGTGTGTGCAAtgctggagggggtgtgtgcaatgCTATAGTGTGCAATGCTAGAGGGGGTGTGTGCAATGCTATAGTGTGCAATGCTAGAGGGGGGGTGTGCAATGCTGGAGGGGGGGTGTGCAATGCTGGAGGGGGGGTGTGCAATGCTGGTGTGTGCAATGCTGGAGGGGGGTTGTGCAATGCTGGTGTGTGCAGtgctggagggggtgtgtgcaatgctggagggggtgtgtgcaatgctggagggggtgtgtgcaatgCTGGAGGGGGGTTGTGCAATGCTGGAGGGGGGGTGTGCAATGCTGGTGTGTGCAGTGCTGGAGGGGGGGTGTGCAATGCTGGTGTGTGCAGtgctggagggggtgtgtgcaatgCTGGTGTGTGCAGTGCTGGAGGCGGGGTGTGCAATGCTGGAGGGGGGGTGTGCAATGCTGGGTACCTGCTTCAGTTTCTCAGGGCCGCTCAGGGGCTGCAGCACTCTCAGCTGGTTGAAGCTGAGGTCCAGGAGGACGAGTTTGGGCGCCTTGTCCAGCGCGGTGAGGGACACGTCCTGCAGGGACAGGCGGTCCAGGAACAGCTGTCTCAGGCTGGGCATGCgcacctcctcctcccccaggTACGTGATGGGGTTCGAACCCAGATCCAACCGTGTGAGTGACGTCAACCTGCAGCGTGGAAATGCATCTCATAGGAtcaggaacagagagagagagagagagacacacagaaacagagagacagagacagagacacagaaacagagagaggcagacagacagagagagagacacagagacagacagagatgcagacagagagagagagaggcagaggcagagagacacagagacacacagacagccccacaatcctgttcggtttgacgctacagtataatatagaatcccttcttcttggggtctgtgttagtttactacattctgaaaagagtttagtgtcattaaagctgcagacagacagacagacagacagacagtcagctCCAGACTCTGATCCTCTCAATATCTTGTGAGCTGAAGAAGATCCCGAGCGAGTTTCATCCCAATCGGACGATCGCTTCTCTAGATGTGTGTGAAAATgtaagtcagacagacagacacatcatATCAAAAGTATAAACACTATCAATCGTGccccctggtggagacagcatgTATTGCCCCTCACAAACACTTACAGTATATAGTGTCTCGATGCTGCCCCTTAGTGGTGAGAGTTGGGTATTACCActcagtgttacagtacataaACTCAATGGTGCCCCCTAGTGTTGAGAGTAATGTGCTACATCTCACACACTGTGTGACAGTATACAGAGTATCAGTGCTGCCCCCTGGTGGAGACAGGCTggtattaatctcaatacagatcCCCAGTAGAGAGAGGCAGGTATTACAATATATGAAGTCTCAgtgctgccccctagtggagagagtatagagtctcaatacagccccctagtggagagagtatagagtctcaatacagccccctagtggagagattatacagagtctcaatacagccccctagtggagagagtatacagagtctcaatacagccccctagtggagagagtatacagagtctcaatacagccccctagtggagagattatacagagtctcaatacagccccctagtggagagattatacagagtctcaatacagccccctagtggagagagtatacagagtctcaatacagccccctagtggagagattatacagagtctcaatacagccccctagtggagagagtatagagtctcaatacagccccctagtggagagattatacagagtctcaatacagccccctagtggagagattatacagagtctcaatacagccccctagtggagagagtatacagagtctcaatacagccccctagtggagagattatacagagtctcaatacagccccctagtggagagattatacagagtctcaatacagccccctagtggagagattatacagagtctcaatacagccccctagtggagagattatacagagtctcaatacagccccctagtggagagattatacagagtctcaatacagccccctagtggagagattatacagagtctcaatacagccccctagtggagagattatacagagtctcaatacagccccctagtggagagagtatacagagtctcaatgcagccccctagtggagagattatacagagtctcaatacagccccctagtggagagattatacagagtctcaatgcagccccctagtggagagattatacagagtctcaatacagccccctagtggagagattatacagagtctcaatacagccccctagtggagagagtatacagagtctcaatacagccccctagtggagagagtatacagagtctcaatacagccccctagtggagagattatacagagtctcaatacagccccctagtggagagagtatacagagtctcaatacagccccctagtggagagattatacagagtctcaatacagccccctagtggagagattatacagagtctcaatacagccccctagtggagagattatacagagtctcaatacagccccctagtggagagagtgtacagagtctcaatacagccccctagtggagagattatacagaatctcaatacagccccctagtggagagagtatacagagtctcaatacagccccctagtggagagattatacagagtctcaatacagccccctagtggagagattatacagagtctcaatacagccccctagtggagagagtatacagagtctcaatacagccccctagtggagagattatacagagtctcaatacagccccctagtggagagattatacagagtctcaatacagccccctagtggagagattatacagagtctcaatacagccccctagtggagagattatacagagtctcaatacagccccctagtggagagattatacagagtctcaatacagccccctagtggagagattatacagagtctcaatacagccccctagtggagagattatacagagtctcaatacagccccctagtggagagagtatacagagtctcaatacagccccctagtggagagattatacagagtctcaatacagccccctagtggagagattatacagagtctcaatacagcccccctagtggagagagtgtacagagtctcaatacagccccctagtggagagattgtacagagtctcaatacagccccctagtggagagagtatacagagtctcaatacagccccctagtggagagattatacagagtctcaatacagcccccta from Acipenser ruthenus unplaced genomic scaffold, fAciRut3.2 maternal haplotype, whole genome shotgun sequence includes:
- the LOC117432521 gene encoding chondroadherin-like protein codes for the protein MSVSARAQGSPLWWPVVLLLCHLPSLSAMCPSFCICDQIKLAVSCVKRNLTEVPTTIPEISKHLDVRGNSIKEIVSGNFLPLPYLTHLNMQGCAIETLQEGAFRGLGRLLYLNLAYNRIAIIYQESFDGLAALQQLQISGNRLEEIQPGSFSQLGFLNFLNLGENFLVFLPSLVFQGLQNIRWMRLSHNALSTLSEEAFAGLFTLQRLSLDHNELQFFPTETLSRLTSLTRLDLGSNPITYLGEEEVRMPSLRQLFLDRLSLQDVSLTALDKAPKLVLLDLSFNQLRVLQPLSGPEKLKQVNLTGNPIQCNCYMRPFREWTGRARVRAEVFCAGPVPFRGERLDSLRPVDLRCQSQAEMEKAEREDRLLLLPALEPTAEPRGRRGKCPEHCDCKADIHHSSCEGKGLQKIPKGFPADTKLLDMRSNRFHYIPGKAFSNMGEVVSLHLQKCGIVELEPKSFSGMKKLVYLYLSQNELSQISPEAFEGAPRLSYLHLERNKFKTFPRGAFALLPSLFSLHLEHNSISELARDDLEGAGMIRSLYLTGNSLVSLSEGCLAPLRELESLSLEDNRLEEVPTPSLGHAPLLQELRLSGNPIRWVGPDAFLPLAGSLRHLYLAGMGLEKLSSKAFSGLGKGLRSLYLENNQLENVPSLTSFTSLEVINLADNPFHCDCPLLPLRKWIEKVNLKVRATCGAPPEIRGHKVKDVTVFKSCPGEKPPPRPQKTKKGKPAGVKTTGTPKTDKTLKPAAKKP